The region TCATGTTCTTCCACGGTGGCGGCTGGATCCTGGGTGATTTCGCCACGCACGAACGTCTCGTTCGTGACCTCGTGACCGGGTCCGGTGCAGCGGCCGTCTTTGTCAACTATACACCGTCGCCAGAAGTGCATTTCCCTGTTGCAATTAATCAGGCTTATGCGGCAACACGCTGGGTTGCTGAACACGGCAGCGAAATCGGCGTTGACGGCAAGCGCCTGGCTCTGGTGGGTAACAGCGTCGGCGGAAACATGGTTGCGGCCGTTGCGCTTCAGGCTAAGCAACATAAAGCGCCCGCAATCCGTTATGAGGTCATGCTATGGCCAGTAACAGATGCGCATTTCAACACCGGTTCATATAACCAGTACGAGAACGGGTATTTCCTGTCACGTAACATGATGAAGTGGTTCTGGGATGCTTACGCCACTAAGGAAAGCGATCGTAGCAACGTCCTGGCCTCGCCGCTGCGTGCTACGCCTGAGCAGCTGAAGGGCCTGCCGCCAACACTGATCCAGACTGCCGAACTTGATGTGCTGCGCGACGAAGGCGAGGCCTATGGTCGCAAGCTTGACGCTGCCGGCGTTGACGTGACGGTTACTCGTTACAACGGCCTGATCCATGATTATGGTCTGCTGAACGCGCTGAGCGACGTCCCTGCCGTGCGGACTGCACTCGGCCAGGCCGCTTATGAACTGAAAGAACACCTGAAGTAACTGCCTGGCGGCTGGCTTTTGGCCGTCGTCCGGACCGGAGTGCGAGTTCCCCGGAACCGGGCCATTTAGCGCTTCCAACTTCCCCCCATCATGCATACGACCTTCGCTTGATCGGGGGCTTTTTTTATCTGTATTTGCTCAGACCATAATGCTGTCCGTTACTGTCAGGAAAGTCATACCCCTGACTGACGGCAGCGATATTCGAGTTTGTCGAGAAAGGTGCATAAAACACGGTTCATTTCAGTGTAATCATTGCCTCGCAATGCGTCCGCTGACTGAGTCTGGCGGGACCGGTAGAAAATAACGTTTCGATACTGTCGGACACGCCCGGACTTCAGCGGCGGCACGGATGATTTTGAAGGGATGCGCGACGTAAAAGGCGCGGACGCATAAAGCACGTTAACCCGGTCGCCGTCGGGCGCCGGGGTTATTCGCTGCGGGGTCAGAACGGTTTAGTCGGCAGATACTTACCATCAAGGGTAATCACGGCGCGATGGCCACCGTCCGGATCTTCGACTTTTTTGATGTCCAGTTTAAAGTTGATGGCACTGATAATGCCGTCGCCGAACTTCTCATGAACCAGCGCTTTAAGGGTGGGGCCGTAAACTGACATCATCTCGTAAAAGCGATAAATGGTAGGGTCGGTCGGTATGCCGTCCGCAAAGCTTCCGCGAACCGGAATCGACTGCAGCAAAGTGACCTCATCAGCATTGAGGTCGAGCTTTTTACCCACCACTTCAGCGGCATCGGCGGGCAGCGGGTGCTGACCCAGCAGGGCTGCGGTTACGAATGCTTCGGATAAGCCGGTGCCGTCAACGATTTCGGCGAAGGAAAGGTTCTTACGGGCCTTTGCCAGGATAATGGTTTCGGTGAGTACCTGGCGTGCAGTCTGAGTTACTTGAGTCTGGATCATGATCTTTACTCCTAAATAGATTCGGGTTTCAGGCAACATGCCTGGTCTGGGATGAAACGGCCTGAACGCCGGGGTTTTCTGCAAGGGACACAAATGAACCGGTGCTGCCATCAAAGGCGTCGATACGACCACTCTCAATGTCATAGATCCAGCCATGCAGAGTCACTCGCCCTTCTTCAAGAGCCAGACGAACGGAAGGGTGAGTCTGAATATTAGCCAACTGAGCGATGACGTTTTCACGTACCATGGCCGTGACTTTGGCCGGTTGGTCCACATGATGGCGGGCCTCGTTCACCACCCGGGCCGAGTCGGCGTAACGTAACCAGCTGGACACTGCAGGCATATGATCAAGACACTTACAGGTAGCAATAGCTGTCATTGCGCCGCAGTCGGAGTGCCCGCAGATCACGATGTCATTCACCTTGAGCGCGGCCACTGCATATTCAACAGAAGCCGAAACACCACCCGGCTCAGGGCCATATGACGGCACAATGTTGCCGGCGTTGCGGATCACGAACAAATCGCCCGGTTCACGCTGGGTGATCAGTTCAGGCACCAGCCGGCTGTCAGAGCAGGAGATGAACAGTGCTCTCGGGCTCTGCTGGTTAGCTAAATTTTTGAAAAGATTGACCCGCTCGGGAAAGGCGTTTTTCTGGAACTTCAGAAAACCTTCAATAATCTCTTTCATGGTTGCTATCTCAGTATCGTTTGTGTGTAGCTGAGAGTAAGCGGCCTATAGCATAAGGTAAAAGTCTCATTTATTATGCGACTAATCAGATAATCTAATGGGGCAAGCTATGCTCGCCAGGCACATTCGGTATTTTCAGGCGGTTGCGGAACATCTCAGCTTCACAAAAGCTGCGGCGGCCCTCCACGTATCCCAGCCGGCCCTCTCGCAGTTGGTAAAGCAACTGGAAGAAGAACTTGGCGCCCGGTTGTTTGACCGGACAGGACGGACTACGCGCCTGACTGATGTCGGAGATGCTTATCTTCAGTATGTGTGCCGTGCTGCTCAGGAATTACAGGAAGCTACGCGCGCCATTCATGACGTGAGCGATCTGAGCCGAGGGTCACTGCGCTTAGCCGTGACGCCGACCTTTACCACTTATCTTGTCGGGCCGCTGGTCAGGGCGTTTCACTCCCGGTATCCGGAAATTACCCTCAACGTGCGTGAAATCTCACAGGAAAGCATTGAGGAGCAGCTCCTGGCGGGAGAGCTGGATATGGGGATCGCCTTCGGGAAAGTGAGCAGTCCGGACATTGATGTGATCCCGTTACTGGATGAGACTCTCGCACTGGTAGTCAGCACCGGGCATCCACTGGCTAATGAGAAATCCGTCGGTTTACAGACCCTGAACGCCGAGTCGCTCGTTCTGCTCAGTAAGGAATTCGCGACCCGAGAGCAGATTGACGGCTATTGCCGTCAACACGGCATTCACCCCAAGGTGCTGATGGAAGCAAATGCTCTAGGTGCGGTAATTGAAATTGTGCGCAGCACATCACTCTCAACGCTATTGCCCGAAAAGACAGCCCTTGCCCGGGACAACCTGGTGGCGATCGCGCTCGAACCCGAGCGCCTGACGCGCACAGCAGTTCTTATGCGCCGCAGGGATGCCTATCAAAGCTTTGCAGCCCGGGTTTTTACCGAGCTGGCTGCAGAAGTTTCTAAGCAACTCAACGCTTGACCATCTTCTGCGCGGATACAGGGGGGAGCTGGTCCGGGGACGCCAGCGAGTGTACAGGGCGGGATTCTTTACCATTGATACGATATTTGAGATACCAGAGACGCGAACCGCCTGGATTGACTAAAAGGTACAGGCCATGAGAGTCGGAAACTTTAAAGGGTCTTGCGGGTGGTTTTAATTTGCGGATTTTTGAGTCGTTAAGTGACATTGGGGGGGCATTCCGTCATCGAACTCACCTGACCCCAAATCTGACCACCAAATTTTCCCGGCGCGGAGGGAAAACTGAAAATGCATCGGGAAGATTTTCACGCTCACTGATTCCATCAAAGCCATACAGGCATGGGCACCGGCGCATGAAAAGCAAAAAGCCCGCTCGGGTTTCCCTGAGCGGGCTTTTCTAATATGGCTCCTCTGACTGGACTCGAACCAGTGACATACGGATTAACAGTCCGCCGTTCTACCGACTGAACTACAGAGGAATTGTGTGAACGGCCGCAATCTTAACGGGGTGTCGGCGGCATGTCAAAGGCGGATTACACATTCTGTGACTGTTTGCTTACAGAATGCGCAACCCGTTGAGCTTTTTGCAGATTTCCTCGTCATAGCTCAGGCTGTGTCTGCGTTTATGCCCGAATCGGTGGCAGGTGCCGGGAAATGAATCGGTTGCCTTCAATCCTGCACGACGAGGCGAATAACCGCTTAATCCTCGGTTTTGGCGCGGTAAACCCGCTGTGGGCGGCCAACCTTGCCGTAAATGATCTCGGCGCGAAGCTGCTGGGCGGCGGTGGAAAACTCCAGATAACGGCGCGCGGTGGTGCGGCTTAGCCCCATGTTTTTCGCCACGCTTTCGGCGGTGTGGCTGGCCGAAGGGTGATCGAACAGGGCGCGTATTTTTTCCAGCGTGAGTTCATCAATCCCCGCCGGCAAGGCCGCCTGTTGTTCACCGCGCGAATAGGTATTGAACATCTCGTCAATACGGCGCTGGTTAAGGCGCGCGTTATCTTTCAGCGCCTGGCGCCGCTGGCTGAACCGCAGCAGGGTAGCGGCCAACCGGTCATAGGCCAGGGGTTTGATCAGGTAATCGAACACCCCGCAACGCAGCGCTTCGGCTACCGTATCCATATCGCTGGCGGCGGTGATAAACACGATACCGCCCGCGTAGCCGCTCAGGGTCAACTCGCGCAACAGTTCAATGCCCTGGCCGTCGGGCAGGAAGTTGTCCAGCAGGATCAGATCCGGTTTGAATCTCTCCATCATCATGCGCGCCTGCCCCAGCGTGCCGGCCAGCCAGATTTGCCGGCCGCCACCGTTCTGCTTGATGAACTCCGCATGCATCTCCGCCAGTGGCGTTTCATCTTCGACGATAAGAATATTTAGCCATTCCATAATTAAACCCATACTTGCAATAAACATGCAAAGTGAATGTAAGTTAATCGCGTCTCAAAATAAACGTCGCTTTATGAATAAACACCATAAAAATAATTAAGTAAATAAAAAACATTAAATAACTTATTCCCGGGTGAGTGTTTGTGAAATAGGTCAATAATTCGCGTTTTTTTTCTGTTTACCATAGTTTCATTAAATAGGTCTGTCGCCACGTTTAATTTCAACTTTATGGTTTTAAAGGTTTTATCTCCGGGCGTTAATGTTAATTAAAATGGTTTTTTGTTATTCATTGGTTATTCCAGAGAGACAATTATGTTGGGCGGTGCTGTATTTAATCGGGTGAAGAGATCAGATCATAAAGACATTGCACAGATTAATGCTTTTCTGCGCAGTAACGATCTGAATATTGATACTACGGTAGAAGTTTTTATTACCGTGACCCAGGACGATAAGTTGGTCGCCTGCGGCGGCATCGCGGAGAATATTATCAAGTGCGTCGCCATCAGCCCGCAAATGCGTGGCGAAGGGTTGGCGCTGACGCTGGCGACCGAACTGGTGAACCTGGCCTATGAACGTCACTACACCCAACTGTTTATCTACACCAAACTGCAAAATGAGCCGTTGTTCCGCCAGTGCGGCTTCTACCCGATAGCCCGCGTGCCGGGCATCGTGGTGCTGATGGAAAACAGCCCATGCCGGCTGAAACGCTACGCGGCCCAGTTGGCGGGCCAGAGGCGGCCAGGCGAGCGCATCGGCAGCATCGTGATGAATGCCAATCCTTTTACCCGCGGCCATCAATACCTGGTGCGTCAGGCGGCGGCGAAATGCGACTGGCTGCACCTGTTTCTGGTGAAAGAAGACACCTCGCGTTTCAGCTATGAGGACCGGCGGCGGCTGGTGCTGGCGGGCACTGCCGATATCGCCAACCTGAGTGTGCACGAAGGGTCGCAATACGTCATATCCCGCGCCACTTTTCCTTGTTATTTCATTAAAGATCAGGGTATTGCCGATGACTGTTACACCGAAATCGATCTGAAGATCTTTCGGCAGTATCTGGCGCCTGCACTCGGCATTACCCACCGTTTTGTCGGCAACGAGCCGTTCTGCGCGGTAACGGCGAAGTACAACCGCGATATGCGCTATTGGCTGGAAACGCCGGAACTGCCCAGCCCGCCGATCGCCCTGGTGGAAATTGAGCGTTTGCAATATCAGGGCACGGCGATCTCCGCCTCCTGGGTGCGCAAGCTGCTGGCTGCGGGGGATTTCCACGCCGCCGCGCCGCTGGTACCGCCAGACACCCTTTATTACCTGCAAGATTTGCAAACGCAGCGCCGGGCCAAACCGGCGGCCAAACCCTTTGTATCCGCACAATCAGGTGAACGATGAAAATTATTCGAGAAGCAATGGCCGGCACGCTGGAATCCAGCGATGTCATGGTGCGCATCGCACCCGCCGAGGGGCCGGAGCACGATCTGCTGATCGCCAGCAGCGTGGAGAAACAGTTCGGCCAGGCCATCCGCCACACGTTGCTCGAGGTGCTGCAGCGTTATCGGGTGGAGCCGGTGCAGGTGATGGTGGACGACAAAGGCGCGCTCGACTGCGTGCTGCGCGCCCGGCTGGAAACCGCACTGATGCGCGCCAGCGACAATGGCCAACTGCCGTGGGGGGCCAGTGATGAAAACGCTGAATAAACACCGCCTGCGCCGCAGCATGCTGTTCGTTCCCGGCGCCAATGCGGCCATGGTGAGCAACGCCTTTATCTATCAGGCCGATGCGCTGATGTTCGATCTGGAAGACTCGGTGATCCTGCGTGAAAAAGACGCGGCGCGGCGGTTGGTGTACCACGCGCTGCAGCATCCGCTGTACCGGGAAGTGGAAACCATAGTGCGGGTCAACGCGCTGGACTCCGCCTACGGGCTGGCGGATCTCCAGGCGGTGGTGCGCGGCGGGGCGGATATCGTGCGCCTGCCGAAAACCGACAGCGCGCAGGACGTCGTGGAGATGGAACGCGAGATAGCCGCCATCGAAGCCGACTGCGGCCGCCCGGTCGGCAGTACCGGCCTGCTGGCGGCGATTGAATCGGCGGCGGGCATCACCCACGCGGTGGCGATTGCCCATGCCTCGCCGCGCCTGATCGGCATTGCTCTGGGCGCGGAGGACTACGTGCGCAACCTGCGCACCGAGCGTTCGCCGGAGGGCATCGAACTGCTGTTTGCACGCTGCTCGCTGTTGCAGGCGGCACGGGCCGCCGGCATTCAGGCATTCGACACCGTGTATTCCGACGCCAACAACGAAGCCGGATTCCTCCAGGAAGCGGCGCTGATCAAACAGCTCGGTTTCGACGGCAAATCCCTGATCAATCCCCGGCAGATCGAACTGCTGCACAACCTGTATGCACCGACCGCCAAAGAGGTGGCCCATGCCCAGCGCGTGGTGGACGCCGCCGCAGCGGCAGAGCAGGAAGGGCGTGGGGTGGTGTCGCTCAACGGCAAAATGGTCGACAGCCCGGTGATTGAACGCGCGCGGCTGGTATTGCAACGCGCGGCGCTTTCCGGCATGCGCGAAGAGTCGGTTCAGCAGGGAGAAGAAGCATAATGAAACGTCAACAACGACTGATGCCCCTGAACGTCCTGGCGGACCTGCGTTGCTATCAGGATGCCTCCAAGACCCGTCAACAGGCACGCAAACCGCGTGACGGTAAATGCTGCGACACGCTGGAGCAGGCGGTGCGCCGCAGCGGGTTACAAGACGGCATGACCATCTCCTTCCACCATGCGTTTCGCGGCGGTGACCTGGCGCTGAATCAGGTGATGGAGACGCTGGCGGCGATGGGGTTCCGCAACCTGACGCTGGCCTCAAGCTCGCTGAGCGAATGCCATGCGCCGCTGGTCGAGCATATTCGTCACGGGGTCGTGAGCCGGCTCTATACCTCGGGCCTGCGCGGCCCCTTGGCGGAAGCTGTCTCACGCGGCCTGCTGGCCGAACCGGTTCAGATTCATTCCCACGGTGGCAGGGTCAACCTGATCGAGTCCGGCGAGCTGAATATTGACGTCGCCTTCCTCGGCGTGCCGGCCTGCGATGATTTCGGCAATGCCAACGGTTACAGCGGCGAAGCCTGCTGCGGTTCGCTCGGCTATGCCAAAGTGGACGCCGACACGGCGCGCACCGTGGTGCTGTTAACCGAATCGATAGTGCCTTATCCGCACCATCCGGCCAGCCTGGCGCAGGATCGGGTGGATCTGATCGTACAACTGCCGCGGGTGGGGGACGCCGACAAGATCGGTGCCGACGCCACGCGCATGACCTCCAACCCGCGTGAGCTGCTGATTGCCCGCCGCGCCGCCGAGGTGATTGCCGGGTCCGGCTACTTTACCGAAGGTTTCTCGCTGCAAACCGGCACCGGCGGCGCTTCGTTGGCGGTGACGCGTTTTCTGGAAGACAAAATGCGCGCACGCGGCATTCGCGCCGGTTTCGCCCTTGGCGGCATCACCTCGACCATGGTGGATCTGCATGAAAAAGGGCTGATCGGCCGGCTGATGGACGTGCAGAGCTTTGACCGCGTGGCGGCGATGTCTTTGGCGCGCAATCCCAACCATATTGAGATCAGCGCCAACCAGTACGCCAACTTCAGCTCGAAGGGGGCCACGGTCGACAGGCTCGACGTGGTGGTGCTGAGCGCGCTGGAAATCGACACCGATTTTAACGTCAACGTGCTGACCGGCTCCGACGGCGTGCTGCGCGGCGCTTCCGGCGGCCACTGCGACACCGCCGCGGCGGCGCGGCTGGCGATCATCGTGGCGCCGCTGGTGCGCGGGCGCATTCCGACGCTGGTGGAGCAGGTGACCACCTGCGTGACCCCTGGCTTCAGCATCGACATTTTGGTTACCGATCACGGTATTGCCGTCAACCCGATACGCCCGGAGCTGGCGCTGCGGTTGCAGGAAGCCGGTTTGCCGGTGGTCGATATCGACTGGCTGCGCCGCCGCGCTTTGTTGCTGACCGGCGAACCCGAGCCTATCGCCTTTACCGATAAGGTGGTGGCGGTGGTGCGTTACCGCGACGGTTCGGTGATCGACGTGGTGCATCAGGTGGCGGAGTAACCCTATGGCTTACGTTGCCCCCGAACTGGCCGCCAACCGCGCCGTAAGCCTGCCGGAGCTGCTCACCAGCCGCGATTGCCGCCAGGCGCGCCAACGGGCATGGCTGGCGCGCCATCAATCCACGCTGCTGGTACTGACGCTGGTGGTGCCCGGCGCGCTAAAAGACAGCGCGCTGACGCGCAATATCTTCAACCTCGGCTGGCAGGCGCTGCAACAGCTATGGCGCGAGCAAGGTTGGCGCTGTCTGCAGGCCGAAACGCTGGCGCTCGCCACCGGCTGCGAAGGTTTTCTGGCGTTGCAGGCCGATGCCCAACGGGTGAAAGACTGCGCCATGCAGTTAGAGGTGCAACAGCCGATTGGCCGGCTGTGGGATATCGACGTGCTGGACGCCCAGGGGCGTATTTTGTCGCGGCGCGATCTGGGGCTGGCGGAACGTCGCTGCCTGTTGTGCGGCCAGCCGGCCAAACTGTGCGCCCGCCAACGGCGGCACGGCAGCGAACAGCTGCTGCAGCAAATGGAGAGGATGCTCAATGATGCGCTCTCAGCCCGTTAAGCCTGTCGGGCGTGCGCCGCAAACGGCGGTACAGGATTTCGCCCGCACCGCCTACCGCGCGCTACTGGTGGAAGTGAACCTCACGCCCAAACCGGGGCTGGTGGATCGCCATAACAACGGCGCTCACCGGGATATGAACCTCGGCCACTTTTATCGCAGCGCCCGCGCCATCGGCATTTGGCTGCCGCGTTTTATCCAGCAGGGTTGCGACGATGCCGCACGCCCGGCCGACGAACGGCTGCTGCGGCTGCGCCCGCTGGGCCTGGCCTGTGAAAACCATATGTTCCAGGCCACCGGCGGCGTCAACACCCATAAAGGCAGCGTGTTTTCCCTCGGCCTGCTGTGCGCCGCTTTTGGTCGCCGTTATCGGCAGCAAAAGAGGATCGATGCCGCAACGCTGTGCGCCGACGTGGCGGCCATGTGTCGTGGGCTGGTGGCGCGCGAGCTGCAAACCCGCAATGCATTGCAGACCGCCGGCCAGCGCCTGTTTGCCGAGCATGGCCTGAGCGGCGCACGCGGCGAGGCTGAGTCCGGCTTTGAGCGGGTGATCAACGGCGCGCTGCCGTTCTACCGACAACGGCTGAAGGCGGGCTGCGATGAGCAGACGGCACTGATGGACAGCCTGCTGTGGCTGATGGCGCACAACCAGGACACCAACGTCGCCGCGCGCGGTGGCCTGGCCGGGCTGCGCTGGTTGCAGCAGCGTGCCGGCGAGCTGCTGGCGCAGGGCGGGGCACAGGGCGCGCGGGGCAGGCAGCGCCTGCGGCAGTTCGACGCCGACTGCATCCGTCGCCACCTCAGCCCTGGCGGCAGCGCCGATCTGTTGATCGTCACCTGGCTGCTGGCGCAATTACCGCATTCCGATATCCCCGTGGCCATTCAGGCGGCAACGTGAAATCCACAGGGTATAGCCAAAAAAATAACCCGTTTTCAGGAGAGCCTTATGTCTCAAACCCAGGAAAAAATCTGGAAAGCGATAGCGCCGCTGCTGGTGCTCGCGATCCTGCTGTTGATACCCACGCCCGGCGACATGCCGCCGCAGGCCTGGCGCTATTTCGCCATCTTTGTGGCGATGATTGTCGGTATGATCCTGGAGCCGATCCCGGCTACCGCCATCAGCTTTATCGCCGTGACTCTCAGCGTGCTCAGCGCCAACTGGGTGCTGTTTGGCGCGCAGGAACTGGCGGAACCGGGCTTCAAGGCCGGTAAAGAGGCGCTGAAATGGGGGCTGGCGGGCTTCTCCAGCACCACCGTCTGGCTGGTATTCGGCGCGTTCATCTTTGCGCTGGGCTACGAGGCCACCGGGCTGGGGCGGCGTATCGCGCTGTTCCTGGTGAAGTTTATGGGCAAGCGCACCCTGACGCTCGGCTACGCGGTGGTGATCATCGATATCCTGCTGGCGCCGTTTACCCCGTCCAACACCGCACGCACCGGCGGCACGGTGTTCCCGGTGGTGAAAAATCTGCCGCCGCTGTTTGACTCGTTCCCCAACGACCCTTCATCGCGGCGTATTGGCGGCTACCTGATGTGGATGATGGTGGTCGGCACCAGCATCAGCTCGTCGATGTTCGTCACCGGCGCGGCGCCCAACGTGTTGGGGATTGAGTTCGTCGGCAAAATCGCCGGGGTGCACATCAGCTGGATGCAGTGGTTCCTGGCCTTCCTGCCGGTCGGGCTGTTGCTGCTGATTGTCGCGCCGTTGATTTCCTATTACCTGTACAAACCGGGCGTGACCCACAGCAGCGAAGTGGCTGCCTGGGCCAACACCGCGCTGGGTGAAATGGGCAAGCTGACGCGCAAGGAGTGGACTCTGATTGGCCTGGTATTGTTCAGCCTGAGCCTGTGGGTGTTCGGCGGCAATGTGCTGGACGCCACCACGGTCTGCCTGTTGGCGGTCTCGCTGATGCTGGCACTGCACGTGGTGTCGTGGAAGGACATCACCAAATACTCCAGCGCCTGGAACACGCTGGTTAACCTGGCGACGCTGGTGGTGATGGCCAACGGCCTGACGCGCTCCGGCTTTATCGACTGGTTCGCCCAGACCATGAGCACCCACCTGGACGGCTTCTCGCCGAACATGACGGTGGTGGCGCTGGTACTGGTGTTCTACTTCGCCCACTACCTGTTCGCCAGCCTGTCGGCGCATACCGCCACTTTGCTGCCGGTGATCCTGGCGGTCGGCAAAGGGCTGCCTGGCGTGCCGATGGAGCAACTCGCGATGCTGCTGGTGTTGTCGATCGGCATCATGGGCGTGTTGACGCCGTACGCCACCGGGCCGGGGGTGATTATCTACGGCTGCGGCTACGTGAAATCGAAAGATTACTGGCGGATGGGCGGCATTCTCGGCGTGGTGTATATCGCCGCGTTGCTGTTGATCGGCTGGCCTATCCTGCGTTTGTGGTACTGAGTTGTCCGCGGCCATCTCTCGATGGCCGCTAGTCGTGATACCCATCACACACTTCAGCGGATAACCTCTCCATCATAGCGAGGCGAAAGCTAACATATTCAAAATAATCACTTTCCTGGAGCCTCTGCGGATGAGAAGAAAAACGTTATTGCTGTGCTTGCCCTTATTATTGACCGGGAATGCCCTGGCGGAAACCAACGACTATCAGTTGGAACAGGTGCTGATGATGAGCCGCCACAACCTGCGTGCGCCGCTGGCCAATAACGGCAGCGTGTTGGCGCAATCTACCCCCAAAGCCTGGCCGGCCTGGGACACGCCGGGGGGCCTGCTGACCACCAAGGG is a window of Serratia plymuthica DNA encoding:
- a CDS encoding anion permease; this encodes MSQTQEKIWKAIAPLLVLAILLLIPTPGDMPPQAWRYFAIFVAMIVGMILEPIPATAISFIAVTLSVLSANWVLFGAQELAEPGFKAGKEALKWGLAGFSSTTVWLVFGAFIFALGYEATGLGRRIALFLVKFMGKRTLTLGYAVVIIDILLAPFTPSNTARTGGTVFPVVKNLPPLFDSFPNDPSSRRIGGYLMWMMVVGTSISSSMFVTGAAPNVLGIEFVGKIAGVHISWMQWFLAFLPVGLLLLIVAPLISYYLYKPGVTHSSEVAAWANTALGEMGKLTRKEWTLIGLVLFSLSLWVFGGNVLDATTVCLLAVSLMLALHVVSWKDITKYSSAWNTLVNLATLVVMANGLTRSGFIDWFAQTMSTHLDGFSPNMTVVALVLVFYFAHYLFASLSAHTATLLPVILAVGKGLPGVPMEQLAMLLVLSIGIMGVLTPYATGPGVIIYGCGYVKSKDYWRMGGILGVVYIAALLLIGWPILRLWY